In Chryseobacterium lactis, a single genomic region encodes these proteins:
- a CDS encoding DUF6402 family protein yields the protein MEDQQTSAHNQKLSEKRAEKKKKASEDSPLEKREMVIHGAKLKCPYAQSAGKLNVTSNEINLQDRLFATKGDGNNMVNLQFKGTCGHPKWPARKMSPPPCMSVIKLSPWQNLGTSIIQEQTALVKESFINCDPEFNAAVASPIPKVASIKSNVDNEKPTILSGYWVNKNNQKIKLHPYGDEKLHFFFEANKAAIGKKISFTVYESDSGPINDDNVYEKNYIIASEKNYINFPLTADLFTKGGESILQLYAKIELENKAYELPQETDYLKIHAVEFVPKIEGALKWTKAKMLQEIWFEGKENDKPWLIDPKVDLLSMDWVLSYPRMKTEYDKIITEKWKSNNAIKLLKKRIKEMVKIPTVNLNLPKKDNETVNFGVSRNEIQKFDNIEQPKLGGQKAQEAMPLFEKFYYQSVSYNISKNVFSMEPLDDLFGTLASCQFRVIAFGTITRKNSSNNYLVKITKIGVYIKDSFDFITESEYLGDWSPKKNAVSVNPYGPTKDTYYKIENKSYRDWRKDYKKGMDFNLYTDVKYLNVSYEFYATPQEIE from the coding sequence ATGGAAGATCAACAAACTTCAGCGCATAATCAGAAGCTTTCTGAAAAACGGGCAGAAAAAAAGAAAAAAGCCAGCGAAGATTCTCCTTTAGAAAAAAGAGAAATGGTCATACATGGAGCAAAACTGAAATGTCCTTATGCTCAGTCAGCCGGAAAACTAAACGTGACCTCTAATGAGATAAACCTTCAGGATAGACTATTTGCAACAAAGGGCGACGGAAACAACATGGTAAACCTTCAGTTTAAAGGAACCTGTGGGCACCCAAAATGGCCGGCCAGAAAAATGTCTCCCCCACCCTGCATGAGTGTTATAAAATTAAGTCCGTGGCAAAACCTGGGAACCTCTATTATACAGGAACAAACCGCTTTAGTAAAGGAATCTTTTATCAATTGTGATCCTGAGTTTAATGCAGCTGTTGCGTCACCGATTCCGAAAGTTGCGAGTATAAAATCTAATGTTGATAACGAGAAACCAACCATACTTTCAGGATATTGGGTCAACAAAAATAATCAAAAAATAAAGTTGCATCCTTACGGAGATGAAAAGCTACACTTTTTCTTTGAAGCAAATAAAGCAGCAATAGGAAAAAAAATCTCATTTACAGTATATGAATCAGATTCAGGTCCCATTAATGATGATAATGTATATGAAAAAAATTATATAATCGCCTCTGAAAAAAATTATATTAATTTCCCCCTAACGGCAGATCTATTTACAAAAGGAGGAGAGAGCATATTACAATTATATGCGAAAATTGAGCTTGAAAATAAGGCCTATGAATTACCACAAGAAACTGATTATCTCAAAATTCATGCGGTTGAATTTGTTCCCAAGATAGAGGGGGCATTAAAATGGACAAAAGCCAAAATGCTTCAAGAGATATGGTTTGAGGGTAAGGAAAATGATAAACCTTGGTTAATTGATCCTAAAGTTGATTTATTATCCATGGATTGGGTGTTGTCATATCCTAGAATGAAAACCGAATATGATAAAATTATTACTGAAAAGTGGAAATCAAATAATGCAATAAAGCTTCTAAAGAAAAGGATTAAAGAGATGGTAAAAATTCCTACTGTGAATTTAAACCTTCCTAAAAAAGATAACGAAACCGTCAATTTTGGGGTATCTAGAAATGAAATACAAAAGTTTGATAATATTGAACAACCCAAATTAGGAGGACAAAAAGCACAGGAAGCAATGCCATTATTTGAGAAATTCTATTATCAAAGTGTATCCTATAACATCAGCAAAAATGTTTTTTCAATGGAGCCTTTAGATGATTTATTTGGAACTTTGGCAAGTTGCCAATTTAGAGTAATCGCATTTGGGACCATTACACGAAAAAACAGTTCAAATAATTATCTGGTTAAAATCACAAAAATTGGAGTTTATATAAAGGACAGTTTCGATTTTATAACAGAAAGTGAATATTTGGGTGATTGGTCTCCTAAAAAAAATGCAGTATCAGTAAATCCATATGGACCTACAAAAGACACCTACTATAAAATTGAAAATAAATCATACAGAGATTGGAGAAAAGATTATAAGAAAGGAATGGATTTTAACTTATATACAGATGTAAAATATTTAAATGTATCTTATGAATTTTATGCTACCCCTCAAGAAATTGAATAG
- a CDS encoding glycosyltransferase family 2 protein — MKISLCLIVKNEEKVLARCLESATKFADEIIIVDTGSTDKTKEIAAQFTDKVFDFEWINDFSAARNFAFSKATMDYQMWLDADDVVPEKSVTEINELKKTLKDHVEMVTMKYVLSFDQNNNPTFHSTRERLFKRSKNYQWIDPVHECIPLIGNLHYTDIEIWHKKTNPEELSTRNIDIYRALEKNGEEFTARQLYYYARELKDHHETAKAITCYEKFLHLGSGWLEDIITSCHQLAIEYKKMGAKEKILPILLKSFEYDVPRPDICCELGYYYKEEHNYHLAFKWFDLATRVPESNPVGFVFSDYSGYIPNIEACVCLSFLGEYKKAHEYNEKASLCRPDCPSVRQNREYLRDLI; from the coding sequence ATGAAAATAAGCCTGTGTCTGATTGTTAAAAATGAGGAGAAAGTCCTGGCCAGATGTTTGGAAAGTGCAACAAAATTTGCAGACGAAATCATCATCGTAGATACTGGTTCTACCGATAAAACCAAAGAAATTGCTGCACAGTTTACAGACAAAGTTTTCGATTTTGAATGGATTAATGATTTTTCAGCGGCCCGTAATTTTGCGTTTTCGAAAGCGACTATGGATTATCAGATGTGGCTGGATGCTGATGATGTGGTACCGGAAAAATCAGTTACAGAAATTAATGAACTAAAGAAAACCTTAAAGGATCATGTTGAGATGGTTACGATGAAATATGTTTTATCATTTGACCAAAACAATAATCCTACCTTTCATTCAACACGTGAAAGATTATTTAAAAGAAGTAAAAATTATCAATGGATCGATCCCGTTCACGAATGTATTCCTTTAATCGGCAATCTCCATTATACCGATATTGAAATTTGGCATAAAAAAACAAACCCTGAAGAGCTTTCTACAAGGAATATAGATATATACAGAGCTTTAGAGAAGAATGGAGAAGAATTTACTGCAAGACAGCTATATTATTATGCAAGGGAACTGAAAGATCATCACGAGACAGCTAAAGCCATCACCTGTTATGAAAAGTTTTTACATTTGGGATCCGGCTGGTTAGAAGACATCATCACTTCCTGTCACCAATTAGCGATTGAATATAAAAAGATGGGTGCTAAAGAAAAAATTCTGCCGATCTTACTCAAAAGCTTTGAATATGATGTTCCGAGACCGGATATCTGTTGTGAATTGGGATATTACTATAAAGAAGAGCACAATTATCACCTGGCATTTAAATGGTTTGATTTGGCTACAAGAGTTCCTGAATCTAATCCTGTAGGGTTTGTATTTTCTGATTATTCAGGATATATTCCTAATATTGAGGCTTGTGTTTGTTTATCTTTTTTAGGGGAATACAAAAAGGCCCATGAATACAATGAGAAAGCATCTCTTTGCAGACCAGATTGTCCTTCGGTAAGACAAAATAGAGAATATTTAAGGGATCTCATATAA
- a CDS encoding T9SS type A sorting domain-containing protein translates to MKTTLFTLSLFLVSFSMQVSGQETLNTSGTNMSGTTGNVSASIGQIFYETTSSSAGNITAGVQQPYEITPTLGVDITEISLNLTIFPNPTTDILNLKIGFKDYNKYRYDIFDNSGKLLISQPILQPQTQIIMTAYPASLYLLKVSKEGKSIKIFKVLKTDK, encoded by the coding sequence ATGAAAACTACACTTTTTACACTTTCTTTGTTTCTTGTGAGTTTCTCGATGCAGGTTTCGGGACAAGAAACCCTAAATACCAGTGGCACCAATATGTCAGGCACCACGGGAAATGTTTCAGCTTCTATAGGCCAGATTTTTTACGAAACAACATCTTCTTCTGCCGGAAATATTACTGCAGGTGTTCAGCAGCCTTATGAAATCACACCGACATTAGGAGTTGACATTACCGAAATCAGTTTGAACCTTACTATTTTCCCCAATCCCACTACAGATATTCTCAATTTGAAAATAGGATTTAAAGATTATAATAAATATCGCTATGATATTTTTGATAATAGTGGAAAGTTACTGATAAGTCAACCTATACTTCAGCCTCAAACTCAAATTATAATGACCGCTTATCCTGCTTCACTCTATTTATTAAAAGTATCAAAAGAGGGTAAGAGCATCAAAATTTTTAAGGTTTTAAAAACAGATAAATAA
- a CDS encoding collagen-like domain-containing protein, with the protein MKKLSFLAASLASALVFSQVQDAMSYQAIIRNSSNQLVSNQNVGMKFSILKGSTTGTVVYSETQTQSTNINGLVTVKIGTGTLVSGSYSTINWGADTYFIKIETDPGGSNNYTITGTSQLLSVPYALYAKTSGSSLPGPQGATGAAGPQGIQGLTGATGPVGAQGLAGVTGATGAQGIQGITGATGPVGAQGLAGVTGATGAQGIQGVTGATGPVGAQGLAGATGATGAQGIQGITGATGPVGAQGLAGATGATGAQGIQGITGITGATGPVGAQGLAGVTGATGAQGIQGVPGATGPVGAQGLAGATGATGAQGIQGVTGATGPVGATGLAGVTGATGSGFANGTASGQVYITGGTPFAPSNPVTLSGDVTINTSGVTTVGSSKITTAKIADASVTVAKISTTSGTAGSTTYLRGDGTWSTPSSSGAQLLTGTTTVTLPAPGNSGAFTMTVNGAAIGDAVIVSPTSNITAGDYPPIYTPKVTAPNTITVYVYDSGNVGGTSFSFKATVIK; encoded by the coding sequence ATGAAAAAGCTTTCTTTTCTAGCAGCCTCTCTGGCTTCTGCTTTAGTGTTTTCGCAAGTGCAGGATGCCATGAGTTATCAGGCTATCATCAGAAATTCAAGTAATCAATTGGTTAGCAATCAAAATGTAGGAATGAAATTTTCTATATTGAAAGGTTCTACAACAGGAACAGTAGTATACTCCGAAACTCAGACTCAGTCTACGAATATAAATGGTTTAGTAACAGTAAAAATAGGTACCGGTACTTTAGTGAGCGGTTCTTATTCTACCATCAATTGGGGAGCAGACACTTACTTCATCAAAATAGAAACAGATCCTGGTGGATCAAATAATTATACCATAACAGGAACATCACAATTATTAAGCGTTCCTTACGCTTTATATGCTAAAACTTCAGGAAGTTCCCTTCCCGGGCCTCAAGGTGCTACCGGTGCAGCAGGGCCGCAGGGTATACAGGGATTGACAGGAGCGACAGGACCAGTAGGAGCTCAAGGATTAGCAGGTGTTACCGGAGCCACTGGTGCACAAGGTATACAGGGGATTACAGGAGCAACAGGACCAGTAGGAGCTCAAGGATTAGCAGGTGTTACCGGAGCCACTGGTGCACAAGGTATACAAGGGGTTACAGGAGCAACAGGACCAGTAGGAGCTCAAGGATTAGCAGGTGCTACCGGAGCCACTGGTGCACAAGGTATACAGGGGATTACAGGAGCAACAGGACCAGTTGGAGCCCAGGGATTAGCAGGTGCTACCGGAGCCACTGGTGCACAAGGTATACAGGGGATTACAGGAATCACAGGAGCAACAGGACCAGTTGGAGCCCAGGGATTGGCAGGTGTTACCGGAGCAACGGGTGCACAAGGAATACAGGGAGTGCCAGGAGCGACAGGACCAGTTGGAGCCCAGGGATTAGCAGGTGCTACCGGAGCCACTGGTGCACAAGGAATACAGGGAGTGACAGGAGCGACAGGACCAGTTGGAGCCACAGGATTAGCAGGTGTTACCGGAGCAACGGGTTCAGGTTTTGCAAATGGTACTGCTTCAGGGCAGGTCTATATAACAGGCGGGACTCCATTTGCCCCATCTAATCCGGTAACTCTAAGTGGAGATGTTACTATAAACACTTCCGGAGTTACAACTGTTGGGAGCTCTAAGATAACGACAGCCAAAATAGCTGATGCTTCCGTTACCGTAGCTAAAATATCTACAACTTCCGGTACAGCAGGTTCTACCACTTATCTTAGAGGAGACGGAACCTGGTCTACGCCAAGTAGCAGTGGTGCGCAACTATTAACAGGAACAACTACTGTGACTTTGCCGGCACCAGGTAATTCCGGAGCATTTACGATGACTGTCAATGGGGCAGCCATTGGGGATGCGGTTATCGTAAGCCCGACAAGTAATATTACAGCAGGAGATTATCCACCAATCTATACCCCAAAAGTAACAGCACCAAATACCATAACTGTTTATGTATACGATTCTGGTAATGTTGGAGGTACGTCCTTTTCTTTTAAAGCTACGGTTATCAAATAA
- a CDS encoding GNAT family N-acetyltransferase — protein sequence MKIINYTRIFRKDCIEIFRSNLPKFFALEELPLFENFLDQYTEENYFVVKTDDKVIGCGGFFLDTKHNTAGLSWGMVHADYHAKGIGKAFTQYRIDLLKKTYPSLPYKIETSQHTAEFYKKNGFRTVEIVPDGFSKGIDKYIMIMEASGS from the coding sequence ATGAAAATCATTAATTACACAAGAATTTTCAGAAAAGACTGCATCGAAATCTTCAGGAGTAATTTGCCTAAGTTTTTTGCTCTGGAAGAATTACCGCTTTTTGAAAACTTTTTGGATCAGTATACTGAAGAGAACTATTTCGTGGTTAAAACGGATGATAAGGTAATAGGATGTGGTGGATTTTTTTTAGATACAAAACATAATACGGCTGGATTATCCTGGGGAATGGTTCATGCCGACTATCATGCGAAAGGAATAGGAAAAGCTTTTACTCAATATCGGATTGATTTGTTAAAAAAGACCTACCCTTCCCTGCCCTACAAAATTGAAACCTCACAGCATACCGCTGAGTTTTATAAAAAGAATGGTTTTAGAACAGTAGAGATTGTACCGGATGGATTCAGTAAAGGAATTGACAAGTACATCATGATCATGGAAGCATCTGGGTCGTGA
- a CDS encoding GNAT family N-acetyltransferase, with protein MFKGLTNTIFEINQSLKMKDINLEIRLRPTTIADLDILFEFQLDPEANHLAAFTSKDSFNKEAYLAKYTKLLNDPTVNNQTIMFGDTIAGSIAKFVMEGDTEITYWIDKSFWGKGIATTALKSFLTIETTRPIFGRVAFDNSGSQKVLENCGFVKIGTDKGFARARQTEIEEFIYRLDI; from the coding sequence ATGTTTAAGGGATTAACAAATACTATATTTGAGATCAACCAATCGCTCAAAATGAAAGATATTAACCTTGAAATACGGCTCAGACCCACAACAATTGCTGATTTAGATATTCTTTTTGAATTTCAGCTTGATCCTGAAGCGAATCATCTGGCAGCATTTACTTCAAAGGATTCCTTCAATAAAGAAGCTTATCTGGCCAAATACACCAAATTACTGAATGATCCAACCGTTAACAACCAGACCATTATGTTTGGTGATACCATCGCAGGAAGTATTGCAAAATTTGTGATGGAGGGCGATACAGAAATCACCTATTGGATCGATAAATCTTTCTGGGGGAAAGGTATCGCCACAACAGCATTGAAAAGTTTTCTTACCATTGAAACAACCAGACCCATTTTTGGACGTGTTGCCTTTGACAATAGTGGCTCACAGAAAGTTCTGGAAAATTGCGGATTTGTCAAAATCGGCACTGACAAAGGTTTTGCGCGAGCCAGACAAACAGAGATCGAGGAATTTATTTACAGACTTGATATTTAA
- a CDS encoding RNA polymerase sigma factor has protein sequence MKKTDLELEFELALKEYKLLIYKVCRIYTNNQNNIQELYQDIIIQLWKSYPKFKGESKFSTWLYRIAINTALMSFSKPKRSLQMSDVEIHNVQMPYEEDIGLKEEQHQQLYAAIQQLNDVEKSVVMLYLEDKSYDEMEEILGISNATLRVKMNRIKEKLRTLTHNR, from the coding sequence TTGAAAAAGACAGATTTAGAATTAGAGTTTGAGCTGGCATTAAAAGAATATAAACTTTTGATATATAAAGTTTGCCGGATTTATACCAACAATCAAAATAATATTCAGGAGCTGTATCAAGACATTATTATTCAGTTGTGGAAATCTTATCCGAAATTTAAGGGAGAGTCGAAATTTAGTACCTGGCTGTATCGGATCGCTATTAATACAGCTTTAATGAGTTTCTCCAAACCAAAACGCTCTCTCCAGATGAGTGATGTAGAAATTCATAATGTACAAATGCCATATGAAGAAGATATCGGATTGAAGGAAGAGCAACATCAGCAGTTATATGCAGCAATACAACAATTGAATGATGTGGAAAAATCTGTTGTTATGCTTTATTTAGAAGATAAATCTTATGATGAAATGGAAGAGATTTTAGGAATTAGCAATGCAACCTTAAGAGTAAAAATGAATAGGATAAAAGAAAAATTAAGAACGTTAACCCATAATCGATAA
- the blaOXA gene encoding class D beta-lactamase, translated as MKFININFLFTVVAFFLIVSFTSDSTEVIRNDFKKFYDKYGVEGSFIMYDQADDRYTIYNKEQISTPFTPASTFKICNSLISLETGVIKDENIVFKWDGKERPLDVWNKDTDMRDAFKNSTVWYYQELARRVGENRMKSWLKKSHYGNEDISGGIDAFWLSGGLRITPGEQIDFLRRLHDDKLPFSKRSMDIVKDIMIVSDTSGTVIRAKPGAGKQGQQYVGWYVGYITTKDNVYYFSNCIQSIEKKPDFGKARFEILNDILDELKVLKKL; from the coding sequence ATGAAATTCATAAACATCAATTTTTTATTTACTGTGGTCGCTTTCTTTTTAATAGTTTCTTTCACATCCGATTCTACTGAAGTCATCCGGAATGATTTTAAGAAATTCTATGATAAATATGGAGTGGAAGGTTCATTCATTATGTATGATCAGGCGGATGACAGGTATACTATATATAACAAAGAACAAATATCTACACCGTTCACACCGGCATCTACATTTAAAATTTGTAATTCGTTAATTTCATTAGAAACCGGTGTTATCAAAGATGAAAACATTGTTTTTAAATGGGATGGGAAGGAGAGGCCACTTGATGTCTGGAATAAGGATACTGATATGAGAGATGCCTTTAAAAACTCAACAGTATGGTATTACCAGGAGTTGGCGAGACGTGTGGGTGAAAACCGAATGAAAAGTTGGCTGAAAAAGTCTCATTATGGTAATGAAGATATTTCAGGAGGTATTGATGCTTTTTGGTTATCTGGTGGGCTTCGGATTACACCGGGTGAACAAATTGATTTTCTGCGTAGACTTCATGATGATAAACTTCCCTTCTCAAAACGATCTATGGATATTGTAAAGGACATTATGATTGTAAGTGATACTTCAGGTACCGTAATACGGGCGAAACCCGGTGCCGGTAAACAGGGACAACAATATGTGGGTTGGTATGTAGGGTATATTACAACTAAAGATAACGTATATTATTTTTCAAATTGCATTCAATCGATTGAAAAAAAACCGGATTTTGGGAAAGCCAGATTTGAAATTTTAAATGATATTCTTGATGAATTGAAGGTTTTGAAAAAGCTCTGA
- a CDS encoding 5-fold beta-flower protein — translation MKKIAVICFFLFNLCVVNAQTIESGSHSTTGYIKSDGTIENSSHSTVGYIKSDGTIENKSHSTIGYIKSDGTIENSSRSTVGYVKKDGTVESSSHSTMGYIRDDGTVENSSHSTIGYAKGVKKEWAAVVYFFFKLD, via the coding sequence ATGAAAAAAATAGCAGTCATTTGTTTCTTTTTATTCAACCTTTGTGTTGTAAATGCACAAACGATAGAATCAGGCAGTCACAGCACAACAGGATACATCAAATCCGATGGGACCATTGAAAATAGTAGTCATTCCACGGTCGGTTACATCAAGTCTGACGGAACAATTGAGAATAAAAGCCATTCCACAATCGGATACATCAAAAGCGATGGTACCATAGAAAACAGCAGCCGTTCTACAGTGGGTTACGTTAAAAAAGACGGAACGGTAGAAAGTAGCAGCCATTCAACCATGGGTTATATCAGAGACGACGGAACGGTGGAAAACAGCAGTCACAGTACTATTGGCTACGCAAAAGGGGTTAAAAAAGAATGGGCAGCAGTAGTGTATTTCTTTTTTAAGTTAGATTGA